AAGTCCGAGATTTACTTTTTTTCCGCCCTCTGTCTGAAGTAAGCTAGGCATGGAAAAAACCACACCGAAAACTATAGCAAGAGCAAAAATTACTATACGAAAATTAAGCTTCATCCTCATACTTTCTTGCAATTGCATCTTTAGCTATTTTAACAATAGTATCATCATTCATTTTAACACTTAAGAATTTTTCTTCAACTTTATGAATTACAACAATAAAACCGCCATTTGTTACAACTTTGTCACCTTTAGCAAGTGCTTCGATCATAGCTTGTTTCTCTTTAGCTTCTTTTTGTTGTGGGCGTATAATTACAAAATACATAATTGCAATTAAAAATAAAAATGGCAATAATTGGCTTAATGCTTCCATTCTAGTTAATCCTTAAATAAATTTTTCAAGGATTATACAAAAAGAATATTAATACGAGTGTAAAATCGTGTATAATTCTTCCCATGCAACAATTTTTATACGATGATAAACTTTTTTTTCACATTATCAGAGGTTTTATAAGTGCTATATTTTTTAGTGCATTTATTTACTTGGAACATTACGGTTATACATTTAAATTTTTAAACACTTTTCTTGGACTTTTAGCTATAGCGTCTATGCTTTATCTACCTAAAAAATCTATTCTCTCAGCCGGTTTTTTTATAGGTATTTTTTGGTTTTACTGGATAGGTTACAGTTTTGAGTACAACGAAGTGGGATATTTGACACCTTTTATAACTTTTAGTTTTGGCGTAATATACTTCCTGTTTTTCGGAACTTTAGCACTTTCAAACAAGCCTTATATACGAGCAATTATACTTTTTGGACTTAGTTTTTTTGAACCGTTTGATTGGAACTGGATGCAAATAGAACTGCTTTTTGTAAACAGTTATCTCGGGATATATAAATACCAGCTAATCTTAATCTTGACATCTTTGACTGTTCCTTTTTACATAAAAAACAAATTTAAATACTCTCCACTTTTACTTCTGATACTTGCAAACCCAAATATGAGCATATATTCAAAGCCTCAAATAACAAGTGATTTAAAAATAAAACTTGTAGCTACGGATATAAAACAGGAAAAGAAATGGTTAAGAGAGAGTTTAAACCCGACAATAGAGCTTAGTTATATAGAGATACGAAAAGCAATAAATGAAGACTATGACGTTATCGTATTTCCAGAGTCTTTTTTTCCGATATACATG
The genomic region above belongs to Sulfurimonas lithotrophica and contains:
- the yajC gene encoding preprotein translocase subunit YajC, which translates into the protein MEALSQLLPFLFLIAIMYFVIIRPQQKEAKEKQAMIEALAKGDKVVTNGGFIVVIHKVEEKFLSVKMNDDTIVKIAKDAIARKYEDEA
- a CDS encoding apolipoprotein N-acyltransferase, translating into MQQFLYDDKLFFHIIRGFISAIFFSAFIYLEHYGYTFKFLNTFLGLLAIASMLYLPKKSILSAGFFIGIFWFYWIGYSFEYNEVGYLTPFITFSFGVIYFLFFGTLALSNKPYIRAIILFGLSFFEPFDWNWMQIELLFVNSYLGIYKYQLILILTSLTVPFYIKNKFKYSPLLLLILANPNMSIYSKPQITSDLKIKLVATDIKQEKKWLRESLNPTIELSYIEIRKAINEDYDVIVFPESFFPIYMNKNPELIDELKKISHDITIVTGSLYYEEDKNYNVTYLFQEGNVSFAKKLVLVPFGEYVPLPKFARDFINDTFFAGQADFETADTPSDFNIKGQKFRNAICYEATCSEIYEGDVNFVIATSNNAWFAPSIEPTLQKLLMQYYARKNGVTIYHSANYKGSGVIK